A part of Aspergillus flavus chromosome 5, complete sequence genomic DNA contains:
- a CDS encoding amino acid permease/ SLC12A domain-containing protein, protein MASAAPANIQKGGQSDPLNGDDPNGVGETEVLSGSQKLHRKLRGREVQLFAVGGAIGTSLFVQMGAALPKGGPAGLFIGFMAYGTIALAVNECFAEIVCYMPIPSPFVRLAGHWVDDALSFAMGWNYFLAMALNIPYEIVAINVLLTYWTDKVPAAAVVVIAMAIFGILNVLTVRYFGVAEFYLSFFKIFLMLGLFLYTIVTMVGGNPHRDAIGFRYWNDPGAFVSHLVPGDTGRFLGILSCMIQGAFTITMGVLMVMRAGRIVGPEFISMAAGESERPRRVMRKAFASFGWRLMFFFCMGALCVGIVIPSNDPTLAAMLDGTKQGRGTGAASPYVISMNHFGIQVLPDIVNVLIMTSVLSAGNNVVFSASRTLYGMSLENKAPKWVSKTNRAGLPYNAVAIAMAFCLLGFLQVSNSSATVLNWLVSCIAGSYLLNYFGTCITYLHFYASLRRQGISRDNFPYRGRFQPYTAWYALCGTGVMVLVLGYNVFLSGGWDLKSFFLSYVIIGFYVLTFVFWKIFRRTRYVGIGKADLQLGSIKREIDEYEEVEYARRRGKPVALLDRLFD, encoded by the exons ATGGCATCGGCTGCACCTGCCAACATCCAGAAGGGAGGACAATCCGATCCGCTCAATGGGGACGATCCGAATGGTGTAGGTGAGACGGAGGTGCTCTCAGGGTCTCAAAAGCTTCACAGGAAGCTCCGCGGGCGTGAGGTTCAGCTCTTTGCGGTAGGAGGAGCTATCGGTACAT CGCTCTTTGTACAAATGGGCGCGGCCTTACCCAAGGGTGGCCCGGCGGGCCTCTTTATCGGATTCATGGCGTACGGTACAATCGCTCTGGCCGTTAATGAATGTTTTG CGGAGATAGTTTGCTACATGCCCATTCCATCGCCCTTCGTGCGGTTGGCCGGACATTGGGTAGACGATGCGTTGAGCTTCGCAATGGGCTGGAATTACTTCTTGGCCATGG CGCTTAACATTCCTTATGAGATTGTCGCAATCAATGTTCTGCTTACCTACTGGACCGACAAGGTCCCTGCTGCTGCAGTTGTTGTGATAGCCATGGCCATCTTTGG GATATTGAACGTCCTCACCGTTCGCTACTTCGGCGTTGCTGAGTTCTACTTATCGTTCTTCAAGATATTCTTGATGCTGGGCTTGTTTCTATACACGATCGTCACCATGGTGGGCGGCAATCCCCATCGTGATGCTATTGGATTCCGATACTGGAACGACCCA GGGGCATTTGTCTCACATCTGGTGCCCGGAGACACTGGCCGCTTTCTTGGGATCCTGAGCTGCATGATCCAAGGCGCATTCAC TATCACAATGGGAGTGCTAATGGTTATGCGGGCGGGTAGAATAGTAGGGCCAGAATTTATATCCATGGCGGCTGGTGAGTCTGAGCGACCTCGGAGAGTCATGCGGAAAGCATTCGCATCATTTGGTTGGCGCCTtatgtttttcttctgtATGGGAGCACTCTGTGTTGGGATTGTGATCCCGTCCAACGACCCTACGTTGGCGGCCATGCTGGACGGTACAAAGCAGGGCAGGGGGACCGGCGCCGC GTCTCCCTATGTCATTTCCATGAACCACTTCGGCATCCAAGTCCTACCGGACATTGTCAATGTGCTAATCATGACCTCTGTCCTGTCCGCCGGAAACAACGTCGTATTTTCCGCCTCGCGGACGCTATACGGCATGTCTTTAGAGAACAAGGCGCCGAAATGGGTTTCCAAAACGAACCGAGCAGGATTGCCATACAACGCAGTGGCCATAGCCATGGCATTCTGCCTCCTCGGTTTCCTACAAGTCAGCAATAGCTCGGCCACTGTCCTGAATTGGCTGGTCAGTTGCATCGCAGGCTCCTACCTCCTCAACTATTTCGGAACATGCATCACCTACCTACATTTCTACGCCTCACTGCGTCGTCAGGGCATCTCACGCGATAATTTCCCCTATCGGGGTCGCTTCCAGCCCTACACGGCGTGGTACGCTCTTTGCGGAACGGGAGTGATGGTCCTGGTCTTGGGGTATAACGTCTTTCTCTCCGGTGGCTGGGATCTGAAGTCGTTCTTTCTTAGCTATGTTATTATTGGGTTTTACGTGCTCACTTTCGTGttctggaagatattccGACGCACGCGATACGTGGGGATCGGCAAGGCGGATCTCCAGTTAGGGAGTATCAAACGAGAGATTGATGAGTATGAGGAGGTGGAGTATGCTCGTAGAAGAGGGAAACCGGTGGCCTTGCTGGATCGGTTGTTCGACTAG